A region from the Alnus glutinosa chromosome 5, dhAlnGlut1.1, whole genome shotgun sequence genome encodes:
- the LOC133868665 gene encoding uncharacterized protein At4g18257-like — protein sequence MGEEEGKRRVVESLGWLTESSIMPKKHRAIEGVGASSIMELKAHLYKSQEESKKSKDPDALSFHRAKPTKIADSFSVKNSGVESRALKDKLELKAVHDGSASYAALERKAQLYDKIVRGELSDEEDKEKYCVDFFRKNNEQDESQPPQDQDASATVPPESEDGENNASFLFNTKPLGLGRTAGTMDNDEHKRFVREVHEEANQGREKASELKLRRQEQAAARREKLRQAYLKKRLENLKAASNVQQT from the exons atgggaGAGGAGGAGGGGAAGAGGAGGGTGGTGGAGTCGCTGGGATGGCTAACGGAGTCGTCGATTATGCCGAAGAAGCACAGGGCCATAGAGGGCGTGGGGGCCTCCTCTATCATGGAGTTGAAGGCCCATCTCTACAAGTCCCAGGAGGAGTCCAAGAAGTCCAAGGACCCCGACGCCCTCTCCTTCCACCGCGCCAAGCCCACCAAGATCGCCGACTCCTTCTCCGTCAAGAACTCCGGCGTCGAATCCCGAGCCCTCAA GGACAAACTTGAGCTGAAAGCAGTGCATGATGGATCAGCCAGCTATGCGGCATTAGAGAGGAAGGCCCAATTATATGATAAGATAGTTAGGGGAGAGCTATCTGATGAGGAAGATAAGGAGAAGTACTGTGTGGATTTCTTCCGCAAGAACAATGAGCAGGATGAGTCACAGCCCCCTCAGGACCAAGATGCTTCTGCCACGGTACCGCCAGAGAGTGAAGATGGTGAGAATAATGCCTCTTTCTTGTTTAATACGAAACCTTTGGGACTGGGGCGGACAGCTGGAACAATGGACAATGATGAACACAAGCGCTTTGTGAG GGAAGTTCATGAAGAGGCAAATCAAGGGAGAGAAAAGGCTTCTGAGCTCAAATTGCGCAGGCAAGAGCAAGCAGCAGCTCGTCGTGAGAAACTGAGACAGGCCTATTTAAAGAAACGGCTAGAGAACCTGAAAGCTGCATCCAATGTCCAACAGACATGA